A region of Scleropages formosus chromosome 2, fSclFor1.1, whole genome shotgun sequence DNA encodes the following proteins:
- the sdhb gene encoding succinate dehydrogenase [ubiquinone] iron-sulfur subunit, mitochondrial isoform X1: MSAVCLGLSRCGAAVFRSLVGTLAMRSAQTMAVPAAQLRIKKFQVYRWDPDTAGDKPRMQTYEVDLNTCGPMALDALIKIKNEMDPTLTFRRSCREGICGSCAMNINGGNTLACLNKIDTNISKVTRIYPLPHMYVVKDLVPDMSNFYYQYKSIEPYLKKRGESNQGKEQYLQTVEDRQKLDGLYECILCACCSTSCPSYWWNGDKYLGPAVLMQAYRWMIDSRDDFTEERLSKLQDPFSLYRCHTIMNCTKTCPKGLNPGKAIAEIKKMMATYKQKEITP, from the exons ATGTCTGCGGTGTGTTTGGGGTTGAGTCGGTGCGGCGCGGCGGTGTTTCGTTCCCTCGTAGGGACGCTG GCCATGCGCTCTGCCCAGACAATGGCTGTCCCGGCAGCACAGTTGAGGATTAAGAAGTTCCAGGTGTATCGCTGGGACCCAGACACCGCCGGAGACAAGCCACGCATGCAGACCTATGAGGTTGACCTCAACAC TTGTGGGCCCATGGCGCTCGACGCCCTGATCAAGATCAAGAATGAGATGGACCCCACACTCACGTTCAGACGCTCCTGCAGAGAGG gAATTTGTGGCTCATGTGCTATGAACATCAATGGGGGTAACACACTAGCCTGCCTGAACAAGATAGACACCAACATCAGCAAGGTCACCAGAATCTACCCACTGCCACACATGTATGTTGTGAAGGACCTGGTGCCT GACATGAGTAACTTCTATTATCAGTACAAGTCTATAGAACCCTACCTGAAAAAGAGGGGTGAGTCCAATCAGGGCAAGGAGCAGTACCTGCAAACAGTGGAGGATCGGCAGAAACTG GATGGATTGTATGAGTGCATTCTGTgtgcctgctgtagtaccagcTGCCCAAGTTATTGGTGGAATGGAGATAAGTACCTGGGACCTGCTGTCCTCATGCAG GCATACCGCTGGATGATCGACTCACGTGACGATTTCACAGAAGAGCGTCTCTCCAAGCTGCAGGACCCTTTTTCCCTGTACCGATGTCACACCATCATGAACTGCACCAAGACATGCCCCAAG GGCCTGAATCCCGGCAAGGCCATAGCAGAAATCAAGAAGATGATGGCTACTTATAAGCAGAAGGAAATAACTCCATGA
- the sdhb gene encoding succinate dehydrogenase [ubiquinone] iron-sulfur subunit, mitochondrial isoform X2 — protein sequence MRSAQTMAVPAAQLRIKKFQVYRWDPDTAGDKPRMQTYEVDLNTCGPMALDALIKIKNEMDPTLTFRRSCREGICGSCAMNINGGNTLACLNKIDTNISKVTRIYPLPHMYVVKDLVPDMSNFYYQYKSIEPYLKKRGESNQGKEQYLQTVEDRQKLDGLYECILCACCSTSCPSYWWNGDKYLGPAVLMQAYRWMIDSRDDFTEERLSKLQDPFSLYRCHTIMNCTKTCPKGLNPGKAIAEIKKMMATYKQKEITP from the exons ATGCGCTCTGCCCAGACAATGGCTGTCCCGGCAGCACAGTTGAGGATTAAGAAGTTCCAGGTGTATCGCTGGGACCCAGACACCGCCGGAGACAAGCCACGCATGCAGACCTATGAGGTTGACCTCAACAC TTGTGGGCCCATGGCGCTCGACGCCCTGATCAAGATCAAGAATGAGATGGACCCCACACTCACGTTCAGACGCTCCTGCAGAGAGG gAATTTGTGGCTCATGTGCTATGAACATCAATGGGGGTAACACACTAGCCTGCCTGAACAAGATAGACACCAACATCAGCAAGGTCACCAGAATCTACCCACTGCCACACATGTATGTTGTGAAGGACCTGGTGCCT GACATGAGTAACTTCTATTATCAGTACAAGTCTATAGAACCCTACCTGAAAAAGAGGGGTGAGTCCAATCAGGGCAAGGAGCAGTACCTGCAAACAGTGGAGGATCGGCAGAAACTG GATGGATTGTATGAGTGCATTCTGTgtgcctgctgtagtaccagcTGCCCAAGTTATTGGTGGAATGGAGATAAGTACCTGGGACCTGCTGTCCTCATGCAG GCATACCGCTGGATGATCGACTCACGTGACGATTTCACAGAAGAGCGTCTCTCCAAGCTGCAGGACCCTTTTTCCCTGTACCGATGTCACACCATCATGAACTGCACCAAGACATGCCCCAAG GGCCTGAATCCCGGCAAGGCCATAGCAGAAATCAAGAAGATGATGGCTACTTATAAGCAGAAGGAAATAACTCCATGA
- the mrpl20 gene encoding large ribosomal subunit protein bL20m — protein sequence MVFLTLSRWIRNRGPDRWWRVQEVLKHARHFRGRKNRCFRLAVRAVRRAFVYATKGRQKKRRVMRKLWISRIAAGTREHGMKYPVLVCNLVKTGVEVNRRVLCDLAITEPRSFQSLVALAKARREEGLRDALGDGKEPPGVFSRIVQSH from the exons ATGGTCTTCCTCACTCTGTCCCGTTGGATTCGGAATCGGGGCCCAGATCGCTGGTGGAGGGTCCAGGAGGTGCTGAAACACGCTCGG CACTTTCGAGGCAGGAAGAACCGTTGTTTCAGGCTCGCTGTGAGGGCTGTGCGACGGGCCTTCGTCTATGCAACCAAGGGGCGACAGAAAAAACGAAGAGTGATGAGAAAG CTTTGGATCTCCCGTATTGCTGCTGGTACTCGGGAACACGGGATGAAGTACCCCGTTCTCGTGTGCAACCTGGTGAAG ACTGGTGTCGAGGTGAACAGACGAGTGCTGTGTGACTTAGCCATAACCGAGCCACGATCTTTCCAGTCACTTGTTGCTCTGGCTAAGGCACGGAGGGAAGAGGGGCTCCGGGATGCCCTTGGCGATGGCAAAGAGCCGCCTGGTGTCTTTTCTCGTATCGTCCAGTCACACTGA
- the atad3 gene encoding ATPase family AAA domain containing 3 has translation MSWLFGLNKGQSGPPPDLPIPSPPPPPAGGSSGGSGDKPKDKWSNFDPTGLERAAQAAKELDRSRHAKEALELARMQEQTVQLEHQSKMKEYEAAVEQLKGEQIRIQAEERRKTLTEETKQNQARAQYQDKLARQRYEDQLRQQQALNEENLRKQEESVQKQEAMRRATIEHEMELRHKNEMMRVEAEAKARGKVERENADIIREQIRLKAAEHRQTVLETIRTAGAVFGEGFQAFISDWDKVTATVAGLTLLAVGIYSARNATAVAGRYIEARLGKPSLVRETSRFTVIEAVKHPIKMAKRLSSKPQDALEGVVLSPKLEERVRDIAIATRNTRQNRGLYRNILMYGPPGTGKTLFAKKLAVHSGMDYAIMTGGDVAPMAREGVTAMHKVFDWANTSRRGLLLFVDEADAFLRKRATEKISEDLRATLNAFLYRTGEQSNKFMLVLASNQPEQFDWAINDRIDEIVNFALPGPDERERLVRLYFDRYVLEPATGGRQRLKLAQFDYGEKCSEIAQRVDGMSGREISKLGVAWQAAAYSSEDGVLTEAMIDARVDDAIRQHRQKMDWLHREGLESGAKVGVTLPPEEAIGSGGKKMGFVLPRDGAALTQGDTLQPLEEVPHAQEILQAAQEGEPSTPEKEKAALLMQAGDVGAEAEVEDSLHSREGQLSQDGGSLPVEEGGNNAAEAQATTPLPPERVVEGRAKTVDPHSKGQGPDGGSTTREEAPPKDGTPV, from the exons ATGTCTTGGCTGTTTGGGCTGAACAAGGGACAGTCCGGCCCGCCTCCGGATCTTCCTATACCATCGCCACCCCCTCCGCCGGCCGGGGGTTCGAGTGGAGGTAGCGGGGATAAACCCAAGGACAAATGGAGCAACTTCGACCCCACCGGGCTGGAGCGGGCGGCGCAGGCAGCCAAGGAGCTCGACAGGTCCC gCCATGCGAAGGAAGCACTAGAGTTGGCCCGCATGCAGGAGCAGACTGTGCAGCTGGAGCATCAGAGCAAAATGAAG GAATACGAAGCTGCCGTAGAGCAGCTAAAGGGAGAACAGATCCGGATCCaagcagaagagaggaggaaaaCGCTGACGGAGGAGACCAAGCAGAACCAAGCG AGAGCACAGTACCAGGACAAGCTGGCCAGGCAGCGCTATGAGGACCAGCTGAGGCAGCAG CAAGCTCTCAATGAGGAGAATTTGCGCAAACAAGAGGAGTCTGTCCAGAAGCAGGAGGCCATGAGAAGAG CCACCATTGAGCACGAGATGGAACTGCGGCACAAGAATGAGATGATGCGCGTGGAAGCAGAGGCCAAGGCCCGCGGGAAGGTCGAGCGGGAGAACGCCGACATCATCCGTGAGCAGATCCGACTGAAGGCTGCCGAGCACCGGCAGACCGTGCTGGAGACCATACG GACGGCAGGCGCTGTGTTTGGAGAGGGTTTCCAGGCCTTCATCTCTGACTGGGACAAAGTCACTGCTACT GTGGCGGGGCTCACGCTGTTGGCTGTGGGCATATACTCGGCACGCAATGCCACGGCTGTGGCCGGCCGCTACATCGAAGCCCGTCTGGGGAAGCCCTCTCTGGTCCGGGAGACGTCCAGGTTCACTGTGATTGAGGCAGTCAAACACCCCATCAAG ATGGCGAAGCGTCTGAGCAGTAAGCCCCAGGATGCCCTGGAGGGGGTGGTGCTCAGT CCCAAGCTGGAGGAGCGCGTGCGTGACATCGCCATCGCGACTCGTAACACGCGGCAAAACCGAGGGCTTTACCGGAACATCCTCATGTATGGGCCACCCGGGACTGGAAAGACTCTCTTTGCCAAG AAGCTGGCCGTGCATTCTGGGATGGATTACGCCATTATGACAGGCGGAGATGTTGCTCCCATGGCCCGTGAAGGTGTGACCGCAATGCACAAGGTCTTTGACTGGGCCAACACCAGCCGCCGTGG CCTCCTGCTCTTCGTAGACGAAGCTGACGCATTCCTGCGTAAGAGAGCCACT GAGAAGATCAGCGAAGACCTGAGGGCCACTTTAAATGCGTTCCTCTACCGTACAGGAGAACAGAGCAACAA GTTCATGCTGGTGCTGGCGAGTAACCAGCCGGAGCAGTTTGACTGGGCCATCAACGACCGCATCGACGAGATTGTGAACTTTGCCCTGCCGGGCCCAGACGAGCGGGAGCGGTTGGTGCGCCTGTACTTTGACCGATACGTGCTGGAGCCAGCTACCGGGGGCAGGCA GAGGCTGAAGTTGGCCCAGTTTGATTATGGGGAGAAGTGCTCAGAGATCGCCCAGCGTGTGGACGGCATGTCTGGCCGAGAAATCTCCAAGCTTGGAGTTGCTTGGCAG GCAGCTGCGTATTCCTCCGAAGATGGGGTGCTAACAGAGGCTATGATTGATGCTCGGGTTGATGACGCGATTCGCCAGCACCGACAGAAGATGGACTGGCTGCACAGGGAGGGTCTAGAGAGTGGGGCCAAGGTGGGGGTCACATTGCCCCCTGAGGAGGCAATAGgaagtggagggaaaaaaatggggTTTGTTTTGCCCCGTGATGGGGCAGCACTGACCCAGGGGGACACACTGCAGCCCCTAGAGGAAGTGCCTCATGCCCAAGAAATACTCCAGGCGGCACAGGAGGGTGAACCATCAACCCCGGAGAAGGAGAAAGCAGCCCTCCTGATGCAGGCCGGTGATGTCGGGGCAGAAGCTGAGGTGGAGGATTCTCTCCATTCAAGAGAGGGGCAGCTGTCGCAGGACGGTGGATCTCTTCCTGTGGAGGAGGGTGGGAATAATGCTGCCGAGGCACAAGCCACCACTCCTCTGCCCCCGGAAAGGGTAGTAGAGGGCAGGGCTAAAACTGTGGACCCCCATTCCAAGGGACAGGGACCAGATGGGGGAAGCACTACAAGAGAAGAGGCTCCACCGAAAGATGGGACTCCTGTTTAA
- the tmem240b gene encoding transmembrane protein 240 — MHMITTTMIFMILGASVVMAIACLMDMNALLDRFHNYILPHLRGEDRVCHCNCGRHHVHYVIPYDGDQSLVDSSENYFVSDSVTKQEMDLMLGLLLGFCISWLLLWLDGALHCAVRAWRSSRQYDTPSWSWLPRFCNLRDLRRRAHLRQLEDSSGNMVHIKQKLYHNGHPSPRHL; from the exons ATGCATATGATCACAACCACGATGATCTTCATGATTCTCGGGGCTTCAGTTGTGATG GCGATCGCGTGTCTGATGGACATGAACGCACTTCTGGACCGCTTTCACAACTACATCCTGCCGCATCTGAGAGGGGAGGACCGCGTCTGTCACTGCAACTGCGGGAG GCATCATGTTCACTATGTGATCCCATACGATGGGGACCAATCTCTGGTGGACTCTTCTGAGAACTActttgtgagtgacagtgtaACCAAGCAGGAAATGGACCTGATGTTGGGGCTTCTGTTAGGCTTCTGTATCAGTTGGCTGCTGCTGTGGCTTGACGGGGCATTGCACTGTGCCGTGAGGGCCTGGAGGAGCAGCCGCCAGTATG ATACCCCTTCCTGGTCGTGGCTTCCAAGGTTCTGTAACCTGCGGGACCTGCGCAGACGTGCGCACTTGCGTCAGCTCGAAGACTCCAGTGGAAACATGGTGCACATCAAGCAGAAGCTCTACCACAACGGACACCCCAGCCCTCGTCACCTCTGA